In one Bombus fervidus isolate BK054 chromosome 16, iyBomFerv1, whole genome shotgun sequence genomic region, the following are encoded:
- the Mcm3 gene encoding minichromosome maintenance 3 — translation MDIDRDQRLEEIQREYMDFLDDMEDQGIYTTLVKNMIEENNRRLYVNVNDLRRKNPTRTASLLNNSFEEHQAFQNALKQFVASIDTEYAKQNIDFFIAFEGSFGNKHVTPRTLTSRFLGNLVCVEGIVTKCSLVRPKVVRSVHYCNVTHTVIERTYTDFTSFEAFPQSAVYPTTDEDGNPLETEFGLSTYKDHQTLTIQEMPEKAPTGQLPRSIDVVCDNDLVDICKPGDRVQIVGSFRCLPGKQGGYTTGTFRSILIANNIMQLSKEANLTISHDDVAKCKKLAKNNPCKNIFELLARSLAPSIHGHDYVKKAILCLLLGGVEKLLPNGTRLRGDINVLLIGDPSVAKSQLLRYVLCTAPRAIPTTGRGSSGVGLTAAVTIDNETGERRLEAGAMVLADRGIICIDEFDKMSDIDRTAIHEVMEQGKVTIAKAGIHVSLNARCSVLAAANPVYGRYDQYKTPMENIGLQDSLLSRFDLLFVMLDIVDSEQDQIISDHVVRMHRYRSTKEKDGEALPLGSKVDILSTKNPDQILPDENDTQVYQKYDPLLHGLLQSKSDQLLTINFMRKYIHIARCMKPKLTEEASEVIASEYSKLRSEESISSDVARTQPVTARTLETLIRLSTAHAKARLSKNVTADDAHAAIELVEFAYFKRVLEKERKKRRRHDSEESAGGDEENEIKKKRTKKSNAGEQDPYDFESDDDSHIDEAAKRITRSQMKSTDSSQPSAPDSDQTVESETIATITEERLKVFRALLHKLFQQQRAQSLSLSAVREYINTQQSQEFTSNEITAAINKMSDANQIMAADDNIFLM, via the exons ATGGATATTGATCGAGATCAAAGATTAGAAGAAATACAAAGAGAGTATATGGATTTTTTAGATGATATG GAAGATCAAGGCATTTATACTACTCttgttaaaaatatgattGAAGAAAACAATCGCAGACTGTATGTAAATGTTAACGATTTACGAAGAAAGAATCCTACTCGTACAGCGAG tctattaaataattcttttgaaGAACATCAAGCTTTCCAAAATGCATTAAAGCAATTTGTTGCAAGCATTGACACAGAGTATGCAAAACAAAATATAGATTTTTTTATAGCATTTGAAGGAAGTTTTGGAAATAAACATGTTACACCAAGAACCCTTACATCACGCTTTTTAGGTAACTTGGTGTGTGTAGAAGGTATTGTTACAAAAT GTTCCTTGGTACGTCCAAAGGTTGTGAGAAGTGTTCATTATTGCAATGTAACACATACAGTAATTGAACGAACATATACTGACTTCACTTCATTTGAAGCATTTCCACAGTCTGCTGTGTACCCAACTaca GATGAAGATGGTAATCCATTAGAAACAGAATTTGGCCTTTCTACATACAAAGATCATCAGACATTAACAATTCAAGAAATGCCAGAAAAAGCACCAACTGGTCAGCTACCAAGAAGTATAGATGTTGTATGCGATAATGATTTAGTAGATATTTGTAAACCTGGAGACAGAGTTCAGATTGTTGGAAGCTTCAGATGTCTACCTGGTAAACAAGGAGGATATACAACAGGAACTTTCAG ATCGATCTTAATTGCTAACAATATCATGCAATTAAGCAAAGAAGCTAATCTAACTATTTCTCATGATGATGTTGCTAAGTGTAAAAAACTTGCAAAAAACAATCCTTGCAAAAATATCTTTGAATTACTTGCTAGATCGCTAGCACCTTCCATTCATGGTCATGATTACGTGAAGAAAgcaattttatgtttattactTGGTGGTGTTGAGAAATTATTACCTAATGGTACAAGATTAAGAGG AGATATCAATGTTTTGCTCATTGGTGATCCATCTGTTGCAAAGTCACAACTTTTGCGCTACGTTCTGTGTACAGCTCCGAGAGCAATACCAACTACTGGTAGAGGATCATCTGGCGTGGGTTTAACAGCCGCAGTTACTATAGATAATGAGACAGGAGAACGTCGGCTTGAAGCTGGGGCTATGGTATTAGCGGATCGCGGAATTATTTGTATAGAtgaatttgataaaatgtCAGACATTGACAGAACAGCTATTCATGAAGTGATGGAACAAGGAAAAGTAACAATTGCTAAAGCTGGAATACATGTTAGCTTAAATGCAAGATGTTCAGTACTGGCAGCTGCAAATCCAGTTTATGGAAGA tACGATCAATATAAGACGCCAATGGAAAATATCGGACTCCAGGATTCATTGCTTTCACGTttcgatttattatttgttatgcTAGACATTGTGGATTCTGAACAAGATCAAATAATCAGTGACCATGTTGTTAGGATGCATAGGTATAGaagtacaaaagaaaaagatggagAGGCATTACCTCTAGGCAGTAAAGTAGATATATTAAGTACAAAAAATCCAGATCAAATCCTTCCTGATGAAAATGACACTCAagtttatcaaaaatatgatCCCTTATTGCATGGATTATTGCAATCTAAAAG CGATCAATTACTaactataaattttatgaggaaatataTTCACATAGCTCGTTGTATGAAACCAAAGCTTACAGAGGAAGCTAGTGAAGTAATTGCTTCcgaatattcgaaattacGATCTGAAGAATCGATAAGTTCTGATGTAGCAAGG ACTCAACCAGTAACAGCTCGTACTTTAGAAACATTGATTCGATTGTCTACTGCACATGCAAAGGCTCGTTTATCAAAAAACGTTACCGCAGATGATGCGCATGCAGCAATAGAATTGGTAGAATTTGcctatttcaaacgagttctggaaaaagaaaggaagaaacgaaggCGACATGATAGCGAAGAAAGTGCAGGTGGAGACGAGGAGAACGAAATCAAGAAGAAACGTACAAAGAAGAGTAACGCGGGAGAACAAGACCCATATGATTTTGAAAGCGATGATGACAGCCACATTGATGAAGCTGCAAAAAGAATTACTAGGTCGCAAATGAAATCGACTGATTCAAGTCAGCCATCAGCACCAGATTCTGATCAAACTGTAGAATCAGAAACTATTGCAACTATCACTGAAGAAAG ATTGAAGGTTTTCAGAGCACTTCTTCATAAATTGTTCCAACAACAAAGGGCACAATCACTTTCATTATCAGCAGTACGCGAATATATCAATACTCAACAAAGTCAAGAATTTACATCGAACGAAATTACCGCTGCAATTAACAAAATGTCTGATGCGAATCAAATTATGGCCGCAGATGATAATATCTTCCttatgtaa
- the Orct gene encoding organic cation transporter produces MAYDDVILRMGEFGRYQRRIYLLLCLPAISCAFHKIAGVFLSAKMNARCLLPHENPENATYFLPPHILNTSYPGGYEQEKLLQCYMLDLPNIVNETTINRYVDTSTGNIHGETPLTPNSLNTQGYKPCETFVYDRSKYKSTTTSEWNLVCDRSWLRATGDSLFMVGVMLGSMIFGGLSDKFGRRPIFFLSLVIQLVGGVLVAVSPEYISYVVFRLIVGSTTSGVFLVAYVIALEMVGPKKRLVAGVGCQLFFTTGYILTAGFAYFITDWRMLQIAITIPSIAFLLYWWFIPESARWLLTKGRVQEAKDLLQRASLENGVEMPSEALDTLLNSNNEETTPDYRKPSLFDLFRYPNLRRKSILLFFNWLVNSGTYYGLSWHVSNLGGNDYVNFVISGLVEIPAYTFLIFTLNRWGRKIILCGCMLIAGFALLGILLVPADAQWLIICLAMIGKLTITSSYGAIYVFTAEQFPTVIRNVGLGASSTFARIGGVIAPHVIHLSEIWMPLPFVIFGSCVLFGGVMSLLLPETLNKKLPESIQDGELFGKKPKKKKKKQQLDIEQLNEVDVIKPLKPQENGVHEKQNG; encoded by the exons ATGGCGTATGACGATGTTATACTTCGAATGGGGGAGTTCGGCCGATACCAACGCAGAATCTATCTGTTGCTCTGTCTACCGGCGATATCCTGCGCTTTCCATAAAATCGCTGGAGTCTTCCTGAGCGCGAAAATGAACGCTAG ATGTCTGTTACCACATGAAAATCCGGAGAATGCCACATATTTTTTACCGCCACACATACTGAATACGAGTTATCCAGGGGGTTACGAGCAGGAAAAATTGTTACAATGCTACATGCTGGATCTTCCTAATATCGTTAATGAGACAACGATCAATAGGTACGTCGACACGTCAACGGGTAATATACACGGAGAAACACCATTAACTCCAAATAGTCTCAACACCCAAGGATACAAGCCAtgtgaaacgttcgtttatgATAGAAGCAAATATAAAAGTACTACCACTTCTGAG TGGAATTTAGTTTGCGATAGGTCATGGTTGAGAGCTACGGGGGATTCGTTGTTTATGGTAGGAGTCATGCTTGGCTCGATGATTTTCGGTGGTTTGTCCGATAAGTTTGGGCGTAGACCAATTTTCTTCCTGTCTTTAGTCATACAGTTGGTCGGTGGTGTACTAGTCGCAGTTTCCCCCGAGTATATTTCCTACGTTGTCTTCAGGTTAATAGTTGGCTCCACTACTAGTGGAGTCTTTTTAGTCGCCTATGTAATAG CCTTGGAAATGGTAGGACCAAAGAAGCGTTTGGTAGCTGGGGTCGGCTGCCAATTGTTCTTCACAACTGGATATATTCTAACTGCTGGTTTTGCGTATTTTATAACCGATTGGAGAATGCTACAAATCGCTATCACTATACCTAGCATTGCGTTTCTTCTCTACTGGTG GTTCATTCCTGAATCCGCACGTTGGTTATTGACAAAGGGTCGTGTACAAGAGGCGAAAGATCTCCTCCAACGAGCTTCCTTAGAAAATGGCGTAGAGATGCCGAGCGAAGCTCTGGATACGCTtcttaatagtaataacgaaGAAACTACACCAGATTATAGAAAGCCATCGTTATTTGATCTTTTTCGGTATCCAAACTTGAGAAGAAAGagtattttactatttttcaaCTG GCTTGTAAATAGTGGCACATACTACGGTTTATCCTGGCATGTGTCCAACCTTGGTGGCAACGATTACGTTAATTTCGTCATATCCGGGTTGGTGGAAATACCTGCATACACATTTTTAATCTTCACATTGAATCGTTGGGGAAGAAAGATCATCCTGTGCGGTTGCATGCTAATAGCAGGATTTGCATTACTTGGAATCTTGCTTGTACCTGCTG atgCTCAGTGGCTCATAATATGTTTAGCGATGATCGGTAAACTCACAATTACATCATCTTATGGTGCTATTTACGTTTTTACTGCCGAACAATTCCCTACGGTTATTCGAAATGTCGGTCTTGGAGCAAGCTCGACTTTCGCTCGAATCGGTGGAGTAATTGCTCCACATGTCATTCACTTG TCTGAAATCTGGATGCCTCTACCATTTGTTATTTTTGGATCGTGCGTACTTTTTGGTGGAGTTATGTCGTTACTCCTTCCAGAGACGTTAAATAAGAAGCTCCCAGAATCTATACAAGATGGCGAATTATTTGGAAA GAaaccgaagaagaagaagaagaagcaacaACTAGATATAGAACAACTAAACGAAGTTGATGTGATAAAACCATTGAAACCACAAGAAAACGGTGTTCACGAGAAAcaaaacggatga